From Plasmodium relictum strain SGS1 genome assembly, chromosome: 8, the proteins below share one genomic window:
- the ATPase7 gene encoding P-type ATPase, putative — protein sequence MNFLEWVSCKIKGKNNENKIYLISNFEINKEDHELYVKNAQKKLVEEDLNIDIIYGKKHKNEIRTAKYKIYSFIPLIVFFQFLRLGNLYFLSISMLQLIPEITDSKGMPTYLIPLVFIIVVAMIKEFFEDWQRHKSDNEENSKKTMVFENGELKEKKWADIKDGDVVKIFSYEYFPADLIVLNCSNKKGIVNIETKNVDGESNVKQKYCLPDISQYFSDDKCAGFCRIELISEKPNDNIFDYSGFILLPPLQYKRKDGEIIHFYDNKINKDLVKNEKKKKKKKIKKEKKKKKGMLIRSKRVKDIICNDNDEITSLNKDMLSENTFSSNSSSNKKINDFLDENDFILEDINKEKEVEKKKIKKEEKKIVQITIDNLVLRGTSLVNTKWIYGLVTNTGNRTKLMKNASTKSRQKWSRLEFVYGNHVIVLIICQIVISLVVAIAGVLWMRRKGYNLWYLHLDKKSDSLKTFFITIGAMILLFGSFIPVDLLLIWEVVRLLQGYLINWDKDMYSERTGRHALSKAGQLLEEMGNVTHIYSDKTGTLTQNVMQLQNIGLGNNGIYGFYDFSNIKDNILKNRRLNGRENVDFFFENEHEDEEDSSVPNDNFNRRSLNDMNTLLHPLNWSKTSLNSKKLKKNYMRVNSLGYENMIDAYTEDDFARGENEFVFFNRVLFVNKIYSIRNDAEEQIYFLLLVLSLCHSAMIRNVDIDEMDESKDDDNIDKIKVYDKETKLNYTYITQTQPQYDASSPDELALISTSLYLGCEFVNRPNLTTIEIELTSSFSQRFILGEETFQNFLRKKHYYESNFDTYFPEAYIYKEKKRESRLSENNPRGTMNSIKEDANFHVSIPIKNIFTSNKTNFKETSKSEEKVNKQVVPVLSFEILDVFSFDNIRKRMSLIVKSEKNEIYMLVKGADTSVLKMASKNQENIVDHVEYQLNAFATSGLRTLVLGYKHLTEEEFSVMYQNHIQARKKSDNEKEEYLQKFYDEAESNLVIIGCTGIDDKLQDDVPQVIQDLRDAGMTICVLTGDKLETAINIGHSINILNKKTYNAVFTETDPDLLLEQINIHEKNTNAANLLNADHSTKWWNSVNWENLNLDLRSETILNFMKTNFRGSIEKSIISSNFLNIKNNNSFPGLARQEKVFNSFLESSESFVLNDVEKAKLKEKAHYSQFSITITGEALDVIMKNKILKIKFYTLARSASTLIACRVTPKQKSLLVKENSAFNPRGTSLAIGDGANDVGMILMANVGVGIAGKEGLQAARSSDFTISEFKYLKKLLFVHGRESLRRNSFLVYFCIFRNVSFCLCSMVLIFWTGYSAIDAWNPWTKQIINIAFTSLPVIFFVALDKQLPHHILLNNPLLYETSPSTLWPFYSNKKIEFYTNKIKNCCKFFCNICFVPFKFIPFIQKSTETIKFWIGKRSKPEKYRSYGTHYLLVYLLFAIWLATVETVIILHFSTGQAHSALEESHNVDVDFNTFSQILYTHHVIAVNTVVVLMTNTWFFISHLVLWVELIAIFLFWFILSKAKFFLDIVGADDLHGTFEKAHSSGNYYFSLIISLYISILPLIVLMTYQFIRKPTMEQIVLEQIKLGKFEGLRKHEIRKLAYINSEHSSKDFVHKGFAFAVEAKEAFWGLVQKAIYKIKMPLVKDESTIVKQKKKT from the coding sequence atgaattttttagAATGGGTATCatgtaaaataaaaggaaaaaataatgaaaataaaatatatttgatttCAAACtttgaaattaataaagaagacCATGAATTATATGTGAAAAATGCCCAAAAAAAATTGGTTGAAGAAGATTTAAATATTGATATTATATATGGAAAGaaacataaaaatgaaataagaacagcaaaatataaaatttatagttTTATACCTCTGattgttttttttcaatttttaagattaggaaatttatatttcttatcGATATCAATGTTACAATTAATACCTGAAATAACTGATTCCAAAGGAATGCCCACTTATTTAATCCCattagtttttattattgttgtAGCTAtgataaaagaattttttgaaGATTGGCAAAGGCATAAATCTGACAATGAAGAGAATAGCAAAAAAACTATGGTTTTTGAAAATGGTGaactaaaagaaaaaaaatgggCAGATATAAAAGATGGAGATgtagtaaaaatattttcgtATGAATATTTTCCGGCTGATTTAATAGTATTAAATTGttctaataaaaaaggtATAGTAAATATTGAGACAAAAAATGTTGATGGGGAATCTAATGTAAAGCAGAAATATTGTTTACCAGATATATCCCAATACTTTAGTGACGATAAGTGCGCAGGTTTTTGTAGGATAGAATTAATAAGTGAAAAACcaaatgataatatttttgattatagtggatttattttattaccaCCCTTACAATATAAGAGAAAAGATGGAGaaattatacatttttacgataataaaataaataaagatttagtaaaaaatgagaaaaaaaagaagaaaaaaaaaatcaaaaaagaaaagaaaaaaaaaaaaggtatgTTGATTAGAAGTAAAAGGgtaaaagatataatatgtaatgataatgatgaaataacctctttaaataaagatatgTTAAGTGAAAATACATTTTCAAGTAATTCTAGCTCTAACAAGAAAATTAATGATTTCTTAGATGaaaatgattttattttagaagatataaataaagaaaaagaagtagaaaaaaaaaaaataaaaaaagaggaaaaaaaaatagttcaAATAACAATAGATAATTTAGTATTAAGAGGAACATCTCTGGTAAATACCAAATGGATATATGGCTTGGTTACCAATACTGGAAATAGAacaaaattaatgaaaaatgcATCAACCAAATCAAGGCAAAAATGGTCTAGACTCGAATTTGTTTATGGTAATCATGTTATTGTATTAATTATATGCCAAATTGTCATTTCTCTTGTTGTAGCTATTGCAGGTGTGCTGTGGATGAGAAGAAAAGGATACAATTTATGGTATTTGCATTTGGATAAAAAGTCAGATAGTTTGAAAaccttttttattactattgGTGCTatgattttattatttggCTCATTTATTCCTGTTGATCTATTGTTAATATGGGAAGTAGTGAGATTGCTTCAGGGGTACTTAATTAATTGGGATAAAGATATGTATAGTGAAAGAACTGGTAGACATGCTTTAAGTAAAGCTGGCCAATTATTAGAAGAAATGGGAAACGTTACTCATATTTACTCAGATAAAACAGGAACTTTAACACAGAATGTTATGCAGTTGCAAAATATAGGACTAGGAAATAATGGAATTTACGGATTTTATGATTTCAGTAAcataaaagataatatattaaaaaatagaagattAAATGGTAGAGAAAATGTagactttttttttgaaaatgaaCATGAAGATGAAGAGGATAGCTCAGTCCCAAATGATAACTTTAACAGAAGATCACTGAATGATATGAATACATTACTGCATCCTTTAAATTGGTCAAAGACTTCTttaaattctaaaaaattaaaaaaaaattatatgcgTGTTAATAGCTTGGGTTACGAAAATATGATAGATGCTTACACTGAAGATGATTTTGCTAGAGGAGAAAAtgaatttgtttttttcaaCCGAGTTTTATTTGTAAATAAGATTTATAGCATTAGAAATGATGCAGAAGAACAAATTTACTTTTTGTTACTTGTTTTAAGTTTATGCCATAGTGCTATGATAAGAAATGTTGACATTGATGAAATGGATGAAAGCAAAGATGATGATAATATTGacaaaataaaagtttatGATAAAGAGACAAAACTgaattatacatatattactCAAACACAACCACAGTATGATGCAAGTTCACCGGATGAGTTGGCATTAATTAGCACATCTCTATATTTAGGTTGTGAATTTGTTAATAGACCTAATTTAACAACTATTGAAATTGAATTAACGTCTTCTTTTTCACAAAGATTTATTTTAGGGGAAGAAacatttcaaaattttttacgTAAAAAACATTACTATGAGAGTAATTTTGATACTTATTTCCCAGAggcttatatatataaagaaaaaaaaagagaatcaAGATTAAGTGAAAATAATCCAAGAGGTACTATGAATAGTATAAAAGAAGATGCCAATTTTCATGTGTCTATacctataaaaaatatatttacatcTAACAAAACTAACTTTAAAGAAACCAGTAAAAGTGAAGAAAAAGTTAATAAACAAGTAGTTCCTGTATTATCTTTTGAAATATTAGATGTATTTTCTTTTgataatataagaaaaagaatGTCATTAATTGTGAAaagtgaaaaaaatgaaatttatatGCTAGTAAAAGGAGCTGATACAAGTGTTTTAAAAATGGCATCAAAAAATCAAGAAAATATAGTTGATCACGTAGAATATCAATTAAATGCCTTTGCAACATCAGGATTAAGAACTTTAGTATTGGGCTATAAGCATTTAACGGAGGAAGAATTTAGTGTAATGTATCAAAATCATATACAAGCAAGAAAAAAATCTGAcaatgaaaaagaagaatatttacaaaaattttatgatgaAGCAGAAAGTAATCTGGTAATTATTGGATGTACCGGTATTGACGATAAATTACAAGATGATGTTCCTCAAGTAATACAAGATTTAAGGGATGCAGGAATGACCATTTGTGTTTTAACAGGAGATAAATTAGAAACAGCTATAAACATTGGTCattctataaatatattgaataaaaaaacatataatgCTGTATTTACGGAAACAGACCCTGATTTATTACTTGAACAGATTAATATACATGAAAAAAATACGAATGCAGCAAACTTATTGAATGCAGATCATAGTACAAAATGGTGGAATAGTGTTAATTgggaaaatttaaatttagatTTAAGATCAGAAACAATTctaaattttatgaaaactAATTTTCGTGGTTCCATAGAAAAAAGTATCATTTCATCCAATTttcttaatataaaaaataataattcctTTCCAGGTTTGGCAAGGCAAGAAAAGGTATTCAATTCATTTTTAGAATCGAGTGAATCTTTTGTTCTCAATGATGTAGAGAAAGcgaaattaaaagaaaaggcCCATTATTCTCAATTTTCTATAACTATAACAGGAGAAGCATTAGAtgtaataatgaaaaataaaatattaaaaataaagttctATACATTGGCTAGAAGTGCTTCTACATTAATTGCTTGTAGAGTAACTCCAAAACAAAAATCTTTATTGGTAAAAGAAAATTCAGCTTTTAATCCCAGAGGAACATCATTAGCTATAGGGGATGGAGCAAATGATGTTGGTATGATTTTAATGGCTAATGTTGGAGTTGGAATTGCAGGAAAGGAGGGATTACAAGCCGCTAGATCTTCTGATTTTACAATAAGTGAATTtaaatacttaaaaaaattattatttgtacATGGTAGAGAATCCTTAAGaagaaattcttttttagtTTACTTTTGCATTTTTCGTAACGTTAGTTTTTGCTTATGTTCTATGGTTTTAATCTTTTGGACAGGTTATAGTGCTATAGATGCATGGAACCCTTGGACTAAgcaaattattaatattgcATTTACATCTTTGcctgttatattttttgtagcATTAGATAAACAGTTGCCTCATCATATTCTTTTGAATAATCCATTATTATATGAAACATCACCATCTACATTATGGCCTTTctattctaataaaaaaattgaattttatacaaacaaaataaaaaattgctgtaaatttttttgtaacaTTTGCTTTGTACCATTTAAGTTTATACCATTTATTCAAAAGTCAACTGAAACAATTAAATTTTGGATAGGAAAAAGATCTAAACCAGAAAAATATAGATCATATGGTACACACTATTTGcttgtttatttattatttgcaATTTGGCTAGCTACTGTGGAAACAGTAATAATTCTTCACTTTTCCACAGGGCAAGCACATTCTGCATTAGAAGAAAGTCACAATGTAGATGTTGattttaatacattttcTCAAATTCTATATACACATCATGTAATAGCAGTTAATACCGTTGTTGTTCTTATGACGAACACTTGGTTTTTTATATCTCATTTAGTTTTATGGGTAGAATTAAttgctatttttttattttggtTTATATTAAGTAAGGCAAAGTTCTTTTTAGATATAGTTGGTGCAGACGATTTACATGGAACATTTGAAAAAGCTCATTCATCAggaaattattatttctcgttgataatttctttatatatatcaatatTACCTTTAATTGTATTGATGACATATCAATTTATAAGAAAGCCGACAATGGAGCAAATTGTTCTTGAGCAAATAAAATTAGGGAAATTTGAAGGATTGAGAAAACatgaaataagaaaattagCTTATATTAATAGTGAACATAGTTCTAAAGATTTTGTTCATAAGGGTTTTGCTTTTGCTGTTGAGGCTAAAGAAGCATTCTGGGGATTGGTACAAAAGgctatatataaaattaagatGCCATTAGTGAAAGATGAAAGCACTATagttaaacaaaaaaagaaaacataa
- a CDS encoding triosephosphate isomerase, putative translates to MQKKIVLLYIYLFNLYYIKISNCLLKCSYKLKIRKKYFISPKWILKEMKININKYKLNKLEVKNENNKKLIKTYSLTSNVNNEVKKKKKKKIIIGNWKCYLSKEQAYKLIDTLTKVKYSNYIDLVISPNLLFIPYLQEKIKENNSKINTCSQDVSLVNGFGAFTGETTAKLIYEFGNKYTIIGHSERKKGFYNNVETIEQTVLKVCNAIHSKLKVILCVGEDYDSTNFQLFSLKIRELLSIIKKKVSKNEMKNIIIAFEPNFAIGTGKYVSYDILNDCCLDIKKSIADEIDTKTSDEMLIVFGGSINKSNMKNYISNTVIDGFLIGKASLDETFIDIIRYVDDYILSNT, encoded by the exons atgcaaaaaaaaattgttttattatatatttatttgtttaatttatattacataaaaataagtaattgCCTATTAAAATgttcatataaattaaaaataaggaagaaatattttatttcaccAAAATggatattaaaagaaatgaaaattaatattaataaatataaattaaacaaattagaagtaaaaaatgagaataataaaaaattaattaaaacatattccTTAACAAGCAATGTTAATaatgaagtaaaaaaaaaaaaaaaaaaaaaaattataataggAAATTGGAAATGCTATTTATCAAAAGAACAagcatataaattaattgatACACTTACTAAAGTTAAGTATTCTAATTATATTGATTTAGTAATATCTcctaatttattatttattcctTATCtacaagaaaaaataaaggaaaataattCTAAAATAAATACTTGTTCCCAAGATGTTAGCCTAGTTAATGGATTTGGTGCTTTTACAGGAGAAACAACAGCTAAATTAATTTATGAGTTTGGGAATAAATACACAATAATAGGCCATAGCGAAAGAAAAAAGGgattttataataatgtaGAGACTATTGAGCAGACTGTTTTAAAAGTGTGCAATGCAATTCAttcaaaattaaaagttATATTATGCGTTGGTGAAGATTATGATAGTACAAACTTTCAGCTTTTTTCTTTGAAAATAAGAGAGTTATTATCt ataattaaaaaaaaagtttcaaAGAATGAAATGAAGAATATAATTATTGCTTTTGAACCAAATTTTGCCATTGGGACAGGGAAATATGTTTCTTAcgatattttaaatgattgCTGTTTAg atattaaaaaaagtatagcTGATGAAATAGATACAAAAACAAGTGATGAAATGTTGATAGTTTTTGGTGGATCCATTAATAAGTCTAATATGAAA aATTATATAAGTAACACTGTTATTGATGGTTTTTTGATAGGAAAAGCTTCATTAGATGAAACTTTCATCGACATTATAAGATATGTAGATGATTATATTTTGTCTAACACAtag